In [Leptolyngbya] sp. PCC 7376, a genomic segment contains:
- the rpmB gene encoding 50S ribosomal protein L28 yields MSRRCQLTGKKANNAMAVSHSHRRTKKLQQVNLQWKRVWWPEGNRFVRLRLSTKAIKTLEKKGIDAMAKEAGINLNKI; encoded by the coding sequence ATGTCCCGTAGATGCCAGCTTACCGGCAAGAAAGCCAATAACGCTATGGCCGTGTCTCACTCCCACCGCCGTACTAAAAAATTACAACAAGTTAATCTCCAGTGGAAACGTGTTTGGTGGCCTGAAGGGAACCGCTTTGTGCGCCTTCGTCTCTCCACTAAGGCGATTAAGACCCTTGAGAAGAAAGGTATCGATGCAATGGCTAAAGAAGCTGGCATCAACCTCAACAAAATTTAG
- a CDS encoding pentapeptide repeat-containing protein: MIYQLDDREQREEIREWTIGLLFPIVVGVGGYWLNQQSEERANAEQEQAQREAKKERESREKLAKQEREEQREQADLKYYFDRISTLVVENKLAQTEQESETYHIARALTANILRELSTERMNQVMFFLRSLKLTGYVEHTDSEEDIQLEATTLSVLKGIELNDAELENLNAARGNFEGANLQGANLQGANLTRANLTRAKLDKANLERANLWYTKLCDSYLREANLIGVTFWKTNLNRARLGQANLTGANLTNSNLERAILIGANLERANLTETNLKGASFEGANLTEANLNKTKLSVHLSEKQQKQCAVYDPIIIQNN, from the coding sequence ATGATATACCAGTTAGACGATAGAGAACAGCGTGAAGAGATAAGAGAATGGACTATAGGTTTACTTTTCCCTATTGTTGTTGGTGTTGGTGGCTATTGGCTAAATCAGCAGTCAGAAGAACGGGCTAATGCAGAGCAAGAGCAAGCACAAAGAGAAGCTAAAAAAGAAAGAGAATCTAGAGAAAAATTAGCAAAGCAGGAGAGAGAGGAACAAAGAGAACAAGCAGATCTCAAATATTACTTTGATAGAATTTCTACGCTTGTTGTGGAAAACAAATTGGCTCAGACGGAACAAGAAAGCGAGACATATCACATAGCCCGAGCCTTAACAGCAAATATCCTCAGAGAACTGAGTACAGAGCGTATGAATCAAGTAATGTTTTTTCTACGCTCTCTTAAATTGACAGGTTATGTGGAACACACTGATTCTGAAGAAGATATACAACTCGAAGCAACCACTTTATCTGTTCTTAAAGGTATCGAGCTAAATGATGCAGAATTAGAAAATTTGAATGCAGCAAGAGGTAATTTTGAGGGAGCAAATCTTCAGGGAGCAAATCTTCAGGGAGCAAATCTCACAAGAGCAAATCTCACAAGAGCCAAACTTGATAAAGCCAATCTCGAAAGAGCCAACCTCTGGTACACCAAACTATGTGATAGCTACCTCCGGGAAGCGAATCTTATAGGAGTAACGTTCTGGAAAACCAACCTCAATAGAGCCAGACTGGGACAAGCAAACCTCACGGGAGCAAACCTCACAAACAGCAACTTAGAAAGAGCTATTCTCATTGGAGCTAATCTCGAAAGGGCTAATCTCACAGAAACCAACTTGAAGGGAGCAAGCTTCGAAGGAGCCAATCTCACTGAAGCCAACCTCAACAAAACAAAACTTTCAGTTCACCTTTCAGAAAAGCAGCAGAAGCAATGCGCAGTTTATGACCCAATCATTATTCAAAATAACTAA
- a CDS encoding GrpB family protein, with amino-acid sequence MRKVEVVAHNLSWKKEFEQESRYLVKALGENLKALHHIGSTAIPGIYAKPIIDFLGEVETIAAVDFCNSTMENLGYEAMGEFGIAGRRYFRKDNAAEIRTHHIHIFEMGSAEIGRHLAFRDYMRTHPEEAQAYSNLKRKLAKIHPTDIEACMDGKHDFIQAMDRKAALWRIKI; translated from the coding sequence ATGAGAAAGGTCGAAGTTGTTGCTCATAACCTCAGTTGGAAGAAGGAATTTGAGCAAGAGTCGCGATATTTAGTCAAGGCTTTAGGCGAAAATCTCAAGGCTCTCCATCACATTGGCAGTACTGCAATTCCCGGTATTTACGCCAAGCCGATTATTGATTTTCTAGGGGAAGTGGAGACGATCGCCGCAGTTGATTTCTGTAATTCGACAATGGAAAATCTCGGTTATGAAGCGATGGGAGAGTTCGGTATTGCGGGGCGACGGTACTTTCGGAAAGATAATGCTGCGGAAATTCGCACCCATCATATCCATATTTTTGAAATGGGGTCAGCGGAAATTGGACGACATTTAGCATTCCGAGACTACATGAGAACTCATCCTGAAGAAGCCCAAGCCTACAGCAATCTCAAACGAAAACTTGCCAAAATCCATCCCACTGATATCGAAGCCTGTATGGATGGCAAACACGATTTTATTCAAGCGATGGATAGAAAAGCGGCTTTGTGGCGAATCAAAATTTAG
- a CDS encoding O-antigen ligase family protein yields MRDRLLRVFSLSLGLITFGVYGWAVLMPDNHSLIVGFPWFYLVQGGFLCGGIWAIANIWGKQDDESKGLVWLGGGLDWIIFCLIATLSLSLLTAQFTEIAVLYSAVDIAYVGILYGLHHFWLRQPKNDEPQSLLTHPLLLAQGLLCIGFSVWSLTLWLKDTVSPELSRLADLRALGIEASYRFSSVTLRNWATFGHPNYVAGFLLLALPLLISLAIAAKSWQRWLWIVGCGMSVVAFYSTNSRGGWLGLFVAFGVIVILLLRKSSLPRRWLSFSSVAGFTLLVIWATQNDRLRGTFTGLFTLGQQGGEFAYRWITAYTGWQMGWDQPLAGQGLGSTALLYQEFRPVWAGLEAEILFQLHSTPVQIWAELGFTGILTIVLGLFLLTKMWWKLLQPNIWEAIASEDKLLLYAIGAAGAGYSVMALTDYQLDVIAITGFLLLYISLLTNLYHRYVTPVLSLKPIFQPLALSLIGLTLVGILSWSIPMNTAFAYSHQAFQSLRQEKLENFVDQLTTAYSLAPWQPYYAYQLGWSLGEVALWGNNPSDISQTLREEAILWFQRAIATSPNYEFGQSSLGWLTLVDTPTVATGYFSRALELMPYHRLTLVGLGESWLKRGEPEKAIEAIAIEFVRFPAFATSPLWLDPKWQEYYPAMLRRTDEIFTALLDQTDNKNQALQTWLHQNRGAIRWYYGNDLGAAEDFQASNFSLGQLLLDLDNIDPETWQQDLTSAQIQAFESAINNNEKWALAIAAWLSPDEAEFYLKKALHSNNQTEILNYLQSSLKDKNTLRDWVRNKEPLRPNRIRRLGFNVISRHLGGNQPSDFGAFYDNIPVTNFFGNLFTSLRYAPELDLALSEYWQPLLESSPAPELD; encoded by the coding sequence ATGCGCGATCGCCTGTTACGAGTTTTTAGTCTCAGCCTCGGACTCATTACATTTGGGGTTTATGGTTGGGCGGTACTAATGCCCGATAACCATAGTCTGATAGTTGGCTTCCCATGGTTTTATCTTGTGCAAGGAGGATTTCTCTGCGGCGGCATCTGGGCGATCGCCAATATTTGGGGCAAACAAGACGACGAATCAAAAGGTTTGGTGTGGTTAGGTGGTGGCTTAGACTGGATCATTTTTTGCCTCATTGCCACGCTGAGTTTGTCGCTGTTGACTGCCCAATTTACTGAAATAGCAGTGTTGTATAGCGCCGTAGATATTGCCTATGTCGGTATTTTGTATGGGCTACATCACTTTTGGTTGAGACAACCGAAGAATGACGAACCACAATCATTACTCACTCATCCACTGTTGTTGGCACAGGGATTACTATGCATTGGGTTTAGTGTCTGGAGCTTAACGCTGTGGCTCAAAGATACCGTCTCACCAGAGCTATCACGCCTTGCTGATTTAAGAGCGTTAGGTATTGAGGCAAGCTATCGATTTTCTAGTGTCACCTTACGAAATTGGGCAACTTTTGGACATCCGAATTACGTAGCAGGATTTTTATTACTTGCTCTACCGCTGTTAATCAGTTTGGCGATCGCCGCAAAATCTTGGCAACGATGGCTTTGGATCGTGGGCTGCGGTATGAGTGTAGTCGCGTTTTATTCCACCAATTCGCGGGGAGGTTGGCTCGGATTATTCGTTGCTTTTGGCGTGATCGTCATTTTACTCCTCCGAAAAAGCTCATTACCACGTCGCTGGTTAAGTTTCAGCAGTGTAGCAGGATTTACTCTGCTGGTCATATGGGCAACCCAAAACGATCGACTACGGGGCACTTTCACAGGACTTTTCACCCTCGGACAACAGGGTGGTGAATTTGCATACCGTTGGATTACGGCCTATACAGGCTGGCAAATGGGTTGGGATCAACCGCTCGCAGGACAAGGTTTAGGTTCCACAGCTTTGCTATACCAAGAATTTCGTCCAGTTTGGGCTGGGCTAGAAGCAGAGATCTTATTTCAACTCCACAGTACTCCCGTACAAATTTGGGCAGAGCTGGGATTCACCGGCATTTTGACAATAGTTCTCGGTTTGTTTTTACTCACCAAAATGTGGTGGAAATTATTGCAACCTAACATTTGGGAGGCGATCGCCTCGGAAGACAAACTCTTGCTCTACGCCATCGGAGCAGCGGGAGCAGGCTATAGCGTAATGGCTCTGACAGATTATCAATTGGATGTCATTGCAATTACCGGATTTTTGTTGCTCTATATCTCTCTACTGACCAATCTGTACCATCGCTATGTCACGCCAGTACTATCGCTGAAACCCATTTTCCAACCGCTAGCCCTCAGCCTAATTGGTCTCACACTCGTAGGAATCCTGAGTTGGTCAATTCCGATGAATACAGCCTTTGCCTATTCCCATCAGGCCTTTCAATCGTTGCGACAGGAAAAGCTAGAAAATTTTGTCGATCAATTAACCACAGCTTATTCACTCGCACCTTGGCAACCATACTATGCCTATCAATTGGGGTGGTCACTGGGGGAAGTTGCACTCTGGGGTAATAATCCATCGGACATTAGTCAAACTCTCCGCGAAGAAGCCATTCTCTGGTTCCAACGGGCGATCGCCACATCACCAAACTACGAATTTGGGCAAAGCAGTTTAGGCTGGCTCACTCTAGTCGATACACCCACTGTGGCGACGGGTTATTTTAGTCGAGCGCTGGAGCTAATGCCCTACCACCGCTTAACGCTTGTCGGTCTGGGAGAGAGCTGGCTAAAACGCGGTGAACCAGAAAAAGCAATTGAGGCGATCGCTATTGAGTTTGTTCGTTTCCCAGCATTTGCAACTAGTCCACTATGGCTCGATCCCAAGTGGCAAGAATACTATCCAGCAATGTTGCGACGCACTGATGAAATTTTCACCGCATTACTCGACCAGACAGATAACAAAAATCAAGCCTTACAAACTTGGCTCCACCAAAATCGAGGTGCAATACGCTGGTATTACGGCAATGACTTAGGAGCAGCAGAGGATTTTCAGGCTAGTAACTTTTCCCTCGGCCAACTGTTGCTCGATCTCGATAATATCGACCCTGAAACTTGGCAGCAGGATTTAACTTCTGCACAGATTCAAGCCTTCGAATCGGCCATTAATAATAACGAAAAATGGGCCTTGGCGATCGCCGCGTGGTTATCTCCAGACGAAGCCGAATTTTATCTCAAAAAAGCTTTGCATTCTAACAATCAAACAGAAATATTGAATTATCTCCAAAGCAGCCTCAAGGACAAAAACACCCTGCGGGATTGGGTCAGAAACAAAGAGCCCCTCCGACCAAACCGTATTCGACGATTAGGATTCAACGTGATTTCTCGACATCTTGGCGGCAACCAACCCAGTGATTTTGGGGCATTTTATGACAATATTCCCGTCACCAACTTTTTTGGCAATCTGTTTACAAGCCTTCGTTATGCTCCCGAATTAGACCTTGCCTTATCCGAATATTGGCAACCTCTACTCGAATCATCTCCCGCACCAGAACTTGACTAA
- a CDS encoding IS982 family transposase: MSSLEALFCHVDDFCQVFEPLWHQALLGSGKKYRRRQRSLSLSEVMTILIAFHQSHYRNFKHFYLIKVKCDWQQEFPLAVSYQRFVTWIPSSLIPLCTYLRRCFGQCTGISFIDATSIKVCHNRRISQHRVFEGCAARGKTSVGWFFGFKLHLVINERGELLNVQVTPGNTDDRQPVVELLQDLWGKVFADKGYVSQSLAQHLQEEHEVTLMAKPRRNMKHHLMVYQDKLFARKRALIETVIDQLKNISQIEHSRHRSPTNFCVNLLCGLIAYCHQPKKPSLQLD; encoded by the coding sequence ATGTCCAGTCTAGAGGCTCTGTTTTGCCATGTTGATGATTTCTGCCAAGTCTTTGAACCCTTATGGCATCAAGCGTTACTCGGCTCTGGCAAAAAATACCGTCGCCGTCAGAGAAGCCTCAGTCTGAGTGAGGTGATGACTATTCTCATTGCTTTCCATCAATCTCACTATCGAAATTTCAAGCATTTCTATCTCATCAAGGTGAAATGCGATTGGCAACAAGAGTTTCCTCTAGCTGTGAGCTATCAACGCTTTGTGACATGGATACCTTCGAGCTTGATTCCTCTCTGTACATATCTGCGACGATGCTTCGGACAATGCACTGGTATTAGCTTCATTGATGCCACCAGCATCAAGGTTTGCCATAATCGCCGTATCTCTCAACACCGTGTTTTTGAAGGTTGCGCGGCAAGGGGCAAGACTTCGGTGGGATGGTTCTTCGGCTTCAAACTACACCTGGTCATCAATGAGCGAGGAGAATTACTCAACGTCCAAGTGACGCCCGGAAATACCGATGACCGCCAACCTGTAGTGGAGTTATTGCAAGACTTATGGGGTAAAGTCTTTGCCGATAAAGGCTATGTCTCACAATCTTTAGCCCAGCATCTTCAAGAGGAACATGAGGTGACCCTAATGGCTAAACCTCGTCGAAATATGAAGCATCATTTGATGGTTTATCAAGATAAACTTTTTGCTCGTAAGCGGGCTTTGATTGAGACAGTTATTGACCAACTGAAGAACATCTCACAGATTGAACATTCCCGACATCGCAGTCCCACAAACTTTTGTGTGAACTTGCTGTGTGGGCTGATTGCTTACTGCCATCAACCCAAAAAACCTTCTTTACAGCTTGATTAG